DNA sequence from the Thermococcus gammatolerans EJ3 genome:
TATCCTACCGCGCACCGCTTTATCCCTGGGAGCTGAGGGAAACCCTGAAGGGCTACACCGGCGAGGTCGGTCTGTTCTTCGGCCGGGAGAGCATAGGGCTTAAGAACGAGGAGCTTGAGAGGCTCGACCTAATCGTCACGATTCCGACGAGCGAGGATTATCCCGTCATGAATTTAGCTCAGGCGGTTGCGGTTATACTCTACGAGCTTTCAAAGACCAGGCCCGAACCCTCTGTCGAAGCCCTAAAACCTGCGACGAGAGATGAAAAGGAGGCGCTCGTTAGGGTGTGGGCCGAGCTTTTAAAAGTTCTCGAGTATCCTAAGGACGAGGAGAGGCGAGAGGTTTTCGTCAAGGTCTTCCGGAAGGCAGTCGGCAAGGCCTTCCTCTATGGTCGGGAGGTGCACACCCTCATAGGCCCGCTGAGAAGGGCCGTTAAGAGGCTGGAGGAATGCTGAATGCTCGCGGTGGAGAGGTTTGGGGTCAACGGGAGAGACATTTGGATTGGGGTAATCTTTCACGGCAGGATTCAGGGGATAAGCTTCGCCTTCACGAGGGGCGAGCTTTTGGAGAGAATCAGAAACCTCGCCGAATTCCTGCGGGGAAGGGACGTTAGAGTTTCCCTCGACGTCCAGCCGAGCAACTACACCGAGCTCGTCTACCGCGTTCTCATCGGCGAGTTAGAGAACGAGAAGGCTTTGCCCGAGCTCTCCTTCGAGGGCGTAACGCCCTTTGAGAGGCGCGTTTACGAATGGCTCACGAAAAACGTTAAAAGAGGCACCGTTATAACCTACGGTAGCCTTGCGAAGGCCCTTGAAACGTCGCCGAGAGCGGTCGGTGGGGCGATGAAGAGAAACCCGTATCCAATAATCGTCCCCTGTCATCGGGTTGTCTCCAGAGAGGGCATCGGCCACTATAACCTTGGGATTGAAGAAAAGAAGTTCCTGCTCGAACTTGAGGGGGTGAAGGAATGGACAGGCTGAAGGCTTACATAATAGGCTTCCTGATAGCTGTTCTGGCGATAGCGGGCTTCATAGTGTACGAATGGGGATGGGTTAAACTGCTACAGTTAATCCTCGCGGTAGGCTTCGTAGGTTTCACGCTTGCACTGCTGTTTTTCACGGCGCTGACCCTTTACGCCGAGAGCTGGAAGTACGGGGCCATTCTGGCAGTCCTCACCGCGATAGCGGGCTACGGCTCCTACCTCGTGCTCACCTGGCAGAAGCTGGAAATCGTTGGAGGAATCATAGCGTTCTTCATCCTGCTCTTCGCCTTCGGAATCTGGTATATAAGCGAGCCCGATTTGAGCATAGCGGACCGCTTCCGCTCGGCTGAAAAGCTTGAGAGGATGGGACGCTACAAGCAGGCCGCGAGGAAATACGAGAAGGCCGGAAACTACGAGAAGGCCGCCGAGATGTACCTCAAGCTCGGCTGGCTTGAGAGCGCGGCGTGGGCCTACGAGAAAGCTGGAAAGTACGAGAAGGCAGCTGAGCTCTACGAAAAGCTCTATGAGAAGGAGAAGGACACCTACTACCTGAAGGAGGCCCACGAGTACTGGAAGAAGGCAGGAAACATGGAGAGGGCCGCCAGGGCGCTTGAAAAGTACGCCGAGGAGGAGCCCTGGTTCTGGGAAGATGTTGCCAAGCTCTACGAAGAACTAGGAAACGAGGAGAAGGCCAGGGAAGCCTGGGAGAAGGCCCTTGAGTACTACACCAAGGAGGCCCAGGAGGAGGGCGTCTTCTGGGAGGACGTCGGCAACATAGCGAGGAAGCTCGGAAGGGAAGAGCTCGCGAGAGAGGCCTACCAGAAGTTCCTCGAGTACTGCCTCAAGGAAGCTGAAAATGACCCGATGTGGTGGAAGCACGTGGCTGAGGCCTACGAGTACCTCGGCGAGAAGGAGAAGGCAGAAGAAGCGAGGAAGAAGTACGAGGAGTACAGGCAGAGAATCCTTAAGGCCAACGAGGAGACCTCACAATTCCCTGAGAATTAAAGGGGTTGACTTTCCTTATATTCTTTGGTACCCTCGTTACCCGCCGCTCCTGAAGCTGGCCTTCAGGGGGTCAGTAAACGTCTCCAGAGTCTTCGAGCTCCCTCAATTCCTCCTCAATTTCCTTCTCTTTCCGTTCGGCGTAGCGCTTGAGGTAGTCCGCGAGAACGTAGAGCGCCACCCCGCCAAGGGCCGTGAGAAGAAACGCCGCCGCGAGGGTTCTAAGGGTTACGTCGCCTCCGGACGGTGGGGCATCGTCACCACCGGAGACCTTTCGAAGAAGGCCGTTAAAATCTTCCGCCAACCTTTTAAGAGCCCCCGCGAACCTTAGCTGGTGGTCAGGATGATGGGAATGAACCCGAGACAGATGAAGAAGCTCATGAAGCAACTCGGCATAAAGATGGAAGAGTTAGAAGGCGTTAAGGAGGTTGTTCTCAAGCTTGAGGGCAAGGAAATAGTCCTCAGGAACCCCGTAGTTACGGTCATGGTCGTTCAGGGTGAGAAGACCTATCAGATTGTCCCCGGGAGTGAGGAGGTAAGGGAGGTAATTGAGATTCCCGAAGAGGACATCGAGCTCGTCATGGAGCAGGCCGGCGTTGACAGGGAAACCGCGCTAAAAGCGTTGAAAGAAACGAAAGGGGACATAGCGGAGGCAATACTACAGCTGACCGAGGGATCCTGACTCCTTTTTCTTGAGTTTTATGAGGTCTTCGATGAGGTCTATCAGCGAGGCGATTATGTTGTCGTACTTCCCACCTTCATCCCCGTAGATTTCCTTTAGGGCATTTTCCAGCTGGATAAGCCCCTCGTAGTCAAAATCCATAAGCCTCTGGGCCTCTCTGGCCATAAAGCGCAGCGTCACTGCCCTCGTTTCCTTCCTCCGGAGGAGGTCTGAGAGTATTGAGACCATTGCCATCTCGAACTCTGGCGTTGGGAGACGGTGCTGAAGGGAAAATATCAGCTCGAGAGCTCCCTCAACGTCTGCATCTCTGGAGGATCTAAGCAGAACATCAAGAAGTGACGTGAAGAACTGTGCGGTTCCGGGATAGAGCGAATATATGTCGGCCATCGTTTCCGCGGCAGTTTTTCTCGCCCAGGGATTTCTGCTCTTCAGGAATTCCGCAAGAACGGGAAGCACTGAGTAAGCGTCCGTTGGTGTTAGCTGGGAGGTTACCTTTGAGAGAACCCAGAGGGCGTCCATTCTCCTCACGGGATCGTCGGAGTGCAGCATTTCCAGGATCATCGACATGACTATCGGATCTATCTTTGCCAGCTCGGCTACGATATCAGTTTTACCGGCGTCAAGGAGTCTTTCAACGTCATCCGGCCCGTATTCACTTATCTCCAGCTTTTTCTTGAGTTCTTGCTTGGTTAGAATTTCTTCTTCCTCTCCGCTTATCTTCTCCAGCTTCTCGAGGATCAGACTTGCCTTTGAAGCAAGGCGAACGTCATTGCTGATCTCTCTGATTTTTTTCATGGCCTTTATCTTATTTCTCTTCGTCAGTATTTCCGCTCTGGAAAGCATTCTGTCGAGCGCGAGGAGGGCTCTCTCCTGAATGTATGGATCGATGTGATCAAGAAGATCGGCCATGTTGTCAAAGATCTCGTTGAATATCCTCTTATCCTCCGTTCTCGCTGCCATCTCGGTAAGGGCGGCGATAGCAGCACTCTGAACCTGTCTATCCTTTGAAGATTTTATAAGGGAGAACAGCCATCCTATTAATTTTCTTGCCAGTTTGAGGACTTTAGCACCTGCTTTTCCAAGACCTTCTGAAGCGTACTCACTTAGTAGGGGGGCACCTCTCTTGATTATGTCCATAAGGGCATCGGTGACAAGCTCGTACTGATTCTCGTCCAGTTCCTCCTTCTCTAGGAGAAGGTTGAGGACCTCTATAGCCTTGAGGGAGACCCTCTCGTCCTTGTCCTTGGCGAGCTCCACGATATCCTCTACCACCTCGGTTACCTTCCTCCGATCCAGCGTGCCCCTCTTTATCATCTCCTTGATGACCTGAAGCGCGTTGGTTTTCACGATGGGGTTCTTGTCCCTTAAAAGTTCCTTAACAATATGGAACGCTTCGTCATAGTTCTCGGCAAGAGCGACAACTTCTTTTATGTTCCAGGAGAGAAGATCCTCCCTAATGCCACTTTTTTCGATTATCACTTCTTCCTTCTGCATTGAAGGCCCCCGGATTCATTTTACGGCCCTTTATGATTTAAGCTTTCGGTTGTTACATTACCCCTCTCAGCTTTTCTCCCTCGAACACTGGACCGTCACGACACACGAGGTACTTCCCGAGGTTGCAGGAACCGCAGACGCCAATTCCGCACTTCATGTAGCGCTCCGCCGAGACCTGGACGTTTTCGTAGTCCATGATCCTCAGAACAGCCTTGAGCATCGGTTCTGGACCGCAAGCGTAAACCCCATCGAACTCTCCCCTTCTCTCCGCCAAAACGTCCGTTGGGAAGCCTTTTTTGCCGGCCGAGCCATCGTCGGTAGTGATTACAACCTCGTCCACGTAGTCCTCGATATCGAGGAGGGCCAGTTCTTCCTTCGAGCGGGCGCCGTAGATTAGCGTTATCCCCTCAAACTCATTTCTCCAGGCCCTTACAAGCGCGTAGAGCGGTGGAATGCCAATTCCCCCTGAAACGAGCGCTACTCTGTTCCATTTTCTCTCAAAGCCTCTCCCGTAGGGCCCGCGAATCCAGAGTCTATCCCCCTCCTGCAACTCGAAGAGCCTCGACGTGAATGGCCCGACGCGTTTAATCACGAGCAGGTCCTTCCAGGCCAGGCTGAAGGGCTTCTCGCCAACCCCTGGAAGCCAGACCATGACGAACTGTCCCGGCGTGAAGTCGAACCCCTTTGAGAGCCTGAAGGCCCTAACGTTCTTTGCAACCTCCCAGGTCTCCCTCAGCTCAACCACGCTGTACATTCAAACGAACCCCCTCCGGTTTTCCTACGATTTCACCATCCTCCATAACGACTCTTCCGCGGAGAATCGTCATCACGACCTTCCCCTTCAGCTTCCTTCCTTCCCAGGGGCTCCATTTGGCCTTTGTATAGAGTTCCTCCGGTTTGACAGTCCACTCCCGCTTAAGGTCAACGACCGTAAATGTGGCCTCGTTTCCGATGGCAAAGTCCCGTCCCCTGATTCCGAAAACCTTAACCGGGTTGTCGTGCATTTTCTTCACGATGTCAAAGACGCTTATGATCCCCCTGTTGGCCGCATCGAGGAGCAAAGCTACCTCAGTCTCAAGGCCCGGAATCCCCGCCGTTCCCGCTTCCTTGTCCTCCACTGTGTGTGGCGCGTGGTCGCTCGCTATTATCGGAATCCGGGAAAAGTTCTCCCAGAGCGCCTTAACGTGCTCCTCCGTCCTCAGCGGAGGATAGACCTTCAGGAGTGGGTTTCTCTTGTAGTCCTCCCTCGTTAGGAACAGGTGGTGTGGGGTAACCTCAAAGCTCACCCAGGGAAGGTTTCTTTGAAGTATTGCTTCAATCCCTCCTCTCGTTGAGACGTGGCAGATGTTGAGGGGCTTTTTAAGCTTTTCAGCACTCTCAAGGGCCCTTTTTATAGCTACTTCCTCGGCCCTGGATGGTCTCTCTGGGTTCTCCCTGATTAGCTCCGCATCTTCCGCGTGGACGCTTAAAACGCCTGGCGAGCAGGCGTAGTCGCCCTCAAAATCTCCCGAGTAAATCCCACCCGTTGAGGCCCCCATAAAGGCCTTGTAGAAGTCGGCCCCGGCCTTTCTGGCCTCTTCGCAGTTGCTCCTTATCAGAAAGCCGAGGGCATAGTCGGTGTAGGCCTTCCTCTGGAAGAGCTCAAGACGTTTTTCAAATGTCTTCGAGTCCATGACCGGCGGCTTTGTGTTGGGCATGTCCAAAACGGCCGTGATTCCTCCATGTAGAGCAGCCTTCGTCCCGCTCTCAACGGTTTCTTTTTCCTTCTGCTCGAAGTCCCTTAGGTGGACGTGGGTGTCTATTAAACCTGGCAGGATTAGATACTGGGAAAGGTCTATCGTTTCTTCTCCAGGGATTTTACGCGCGTAAATAGCAGATATCCTGCCTTCGTCAATTCCTATACTTCCTCTCACGACTTCTCCTTTGAGCGTGAACTTTCCGGTCAAAACGAGCTCGTGCATTGAAGCCCGCGTTGAGTTGGTTCTAGTTCGTTAAAACCTTTACGTTTGTATCGACCGTCAGCTTTCTCCTTTTCGTCAATTGACGCCCTAAGGCTTTATCCCTGGGGGTGATAGCCTTCTGAGTATCGTAATCCTTAAAAGGGATCAGATGTATAAACTAATGCTGCCATGGCCTAGAGAAGGCAGACTTGCCAAAACTGAAAGGAGGCAGTGGAATATGAACAGGAAGGTTTTCAGTTTGTTTATAATAGGATTGATGGTGTTTAGTGTTTTCTTTGTGCGCCCGGCTGCAGCGTACAGCGACGACGACTACATTAAATTCGCCCTCCAGGCATTCGAGACCAAGTACTACAAAACCGCTGAGGATCTCGACGGGATCCTCGACATGACCCTTGATGACTCAGCATACTTGACCTCATACTTCACCCACGAGTTCAACAACAAGACCTTTGATGTTACGAACCCTGACCAGTTCTGGGATCTTGCGAAGATCAACATGGGTCTCGGTATCTTCGAGAGCCCGCGTGTCTTCCTCGTCGAGACCTGGACTTTCTTCCCGGCCAACAAGGAGAGAGTTAAGGAGATAGTCTCAGACCCCAACGTCGGTCTCGGAACCCGCTGGAGCCCGATGACCGCCAAGACCCCTGACGGAAAGCTCAAGATCGCCCAGTTCGCCTCAACCGGAGCCATGTTCATGAGCGCCTTCAACCCCGTTGGAGGTCTCAACGACGTTTACAGCGTTAGGGTCTCAACCCTCGTCACCGACTATGGTGGAGCCACCAACTTCGACGGTATTTACTCCCCGTACAGGTGCACCTGGGAGATCGACAAGACCCCAGGTAAGGTTCCGGACGATGCCGTTATCTACAACCAGACCCAGGGCTGGATTGCTGCTCACAAAGGCGAGGACTACAAGGTTAAGGTCACCTACACCTGTGACGTTGGCGAGTGGCACAACGGCGTCAAGGGAAGCATCGACGACATAAAGAACTACATTGCCTTCTACTACGCCTGGGCCTATGAAGACTATCCTGGAGACCCGTACTATGATGAGGGACTCTCCTCAACGGCAGCTGGTCTCCAGAACATCCTCGGTTTCGAGTTCACCGACAACGGTTACACCGTTTACGGTAAGTACGTCCACCCGCTCGCCGACGACCAGATAGCGGCTTACTACATGTTCTACCCGAGCCTCCCGTGGGAGCTCTACTGGGCTATGGGCGAGCTCGTCGCCAACTCCAAGAAGTACGGCATCGACAAGACTTACTCCTTCAGCAGCTCCGGTGAGGGAATACTCTGGCTTGACCTCCTCACCAAGGAGCACGATCAAGACATCATCAAGATAATGGACGCCATCATGAACGGTGACTTCAAGGGCAACGTGACTGACATCGACTGGAACGCTGCCACCGACAGGTTCAACGCCGACAAGCAGTTCTTCAACAACTACGGCAACCTCTTCATAAGCAACGGTCCGTACAAGCTCGTCAAGTACGACCCGAACGCCCTCTACCTCAAGCTCGAGAAGTTCACCGGCGAGAGGAACGTCCTCGGTAAGGACAGCGGACTTCCGATTGACCCGGTTCCGGACGTCATCGAGTACATTGGTGTTCAGGGTCAGGAGACCGTCATACTCCAGATCGCCAAGGGCGAGTACGACATTGGAATGTTCGCCTTCCCGTCCGGTGTTTACAGCGGTCTCGGTGAGGACGTCATAAGCAAGCTCAAGCTCTTCAAGAGCGCCAGCTCCTACAACGAGCTGACCGTTAACGACTGGCACGACCCGGACAAGGACGCTCCGATCGTCACCGTTGGTGACAACGTTTACTTCAACCCGTTCGCCGTCAGGGAGATCCGCTATGCCCTCAACTGGCTCGTCAGCAGGGACTATATCGTGCAGAACATCTACCAGGGTAGCGGCAAGGCTATGCTTGGCTGCATCAGGCCGAGCCACCCGGCCGACAAGTACTTCGAGCCTGTTTACCAGGCCCTTGGAATGAGCACCGCCGGAGACGAGGACTACGCACTCTACCTCCTCAACGAGGGTATGGAGAAGGCCAAGGAGCAGGTTGCCAAGTACGGCCACACCCTCGAGAGGAAGGCTGACGGTTACTGGTACTTCGACGGCAAGCCGGTCACCATTAAGTTCATCATCCGTATCGAGGACGAGAGGAAGGAGATCGGTCTCTACGTCTCCAAGCTCCTTGAGGACAAGTTCGGCTTCAAGGTTGAGAAGCTCCTCTGGGACAGGAAGAAGGCTGGTGCCGTAGTCTTTGCTGAGGATCCAGCCAACTACAAGTGGAACCTCTACACCGGTGGTTGGGGTACCAGCGGTCTGCCGAGCCAGTGGGTTGACGGTTACATGGCGTTCTTCTACACCAACTGGTACGGATGGACTCCGAACGGCATGGGTCCGGAGCACGGTCACAAGAACACCGTTACCGTCAGGGAGTTCCTGACGTTCGTTGGCAAGCTCAACGCTCCTCCGGAGACCACCACAACAACCACGACCACAACGTCAGGTGGCGGCGAGACCACGACAACGACCTCAGGAGGAGGCGAGACCACGACTACTACGACCACTACTACGACTACGACGACTTCTGAGGGCGGTGGAGGCATCTGTGGTCCAGCGGCCCTCATAGGCCTCGCAATAATCCCACTCCTCCTCAGGAGGAGAAAGTGACCCCCTTTCCCCTCTTTTTGTTTCTCCATTCTGGAGCTTGAGTTCACTCGTCGTCCATGACTATTCTGGTGCAAATGTTCATTTGTGTTCAGTAAGGTATTTAAAGCCGGTTTTACAAGACTGAAAAAGATCACCTCAGATTCCAAGCGTGGAGGTGCCTAAAATGGGATATGGGAAGTACCTCGTCTTTAGAATTATAAACGCCCTTATTGTTTTGATTATTGCAACCTTTATAATGTCCGCCCTTTTCGTGAAGGTTACGATCGACCAGAACGAGGCCAACATGAGGGAAGCTTTGCGTGCGTGGGATCAAACTACGGGCAAGCAGATAAGGCAGACCCTTGGGGATGAAGTGTACAAGGAGAAGCGGAAGGAATACGAGAAAAAGCTACGCGAGCAGTACAACCTTGACAAGGGATACTGGGGTCAGGTGCTCGAAAAAACTTGGAGATCTTTGAAATGGGACTTCGGAAAGA
Encoded proteins:
- a CDS encoding RNA methyltransferase produces the protein MPSVVLVEPEGPANIGMVARTMKNFGFSRLVLVNPNLSEESYSYAVHARDVLKNATIVETFEEALELFDLTVGTTGKPGRRFISYRAPLYPWELRETLKGYTGEVGLFFGRESIGLKNEELERLDLIVTIPTSEDYPVMNLAQAVAVILYELSKTRPEPSVEALKPATRDEKEALVRVWAELLKVLEYPKDEERREVFVKVFRKAVGKAFLYGREVHTLIGPLRRAVKRLEEC
- the otg gene encoding methylated-DNA--protein-cysteine methyltransferase, which encodes MLAVERFGVNGRDIWIGVIFHGRIQGISFAFTRGELLERIRNLAEFLRGRDVRVSLDVQPSNYTELVYRVLIGELENEKALPELSFEGVTPFERRVYEWLTKNVKRGTVITYGSLAKALETSPRAVGGAMKRNPYPIIVPCHRVVSREGIGHYNLGIEEKKFLLELEGVKEWTG
- a CDS encoding tetratricopeptide repeat protein, with amino-acid sequence MDRLKAYIIGFLIAVLAIAGFIVYEWGWVKLLQLILAVGFVGFTLALLFFTALTLYAESWKYGAILAVLTAIAGYGSYLVLTWQKLEIVGGIIAFFILLFAFGIWYISEPDLSIADRFRSAEKLERMGRYKQAARKYEKAGNYEKAAEMYLKLGWLESAAWAYEKAGKYEKAAELYEKLYEKEKDTYYLKEAHEYWKKAGNMERAARALEKYAEEEPWFWEDVAKLYEELGNEEKAREAWEKALEYYTKEAQEEGVFWEDVGNIARKLGREELAREAYQKFLEYCLKEAENDPMWWKHVAEAYEYLGEKEKAEEARKKYEEYRQRILKANEETSQFPEN
- a CDS encoding nascent polypeptide-associated complex protein; protein product: MMGMNPRQMKKLMKQLGIKMEELEGVKEVVLKLEGKEIVLRNPVVTVMVVQGEKTYQIVPGSEEVREVIEIPEEDIELVMEQAGVDRETALKALKETKGDIAEAILQLTEGS
- a CDS encoding HEAT repeat domain-containing protein — protein: MQKEEVIIEKSGIREDLLSWNIKEVVALAENYDEAFHIVKELLRDKNPIVKTNALQVIKEMIKRGTLDRRKVTEVVEDIVELAKDKDERVSLKAIEVLNLLLEKEELDENQYELVTDALMDIIKRGAPLLSEYASEGLGKAGAKVLKLARKLIGWLFSLIKSSKDRQVQSAAIAALTEMAARTEDKRIFNEIFDNMADLLDHIDPYIQERALLALDRMLSRAEILTKRNKIKAMKKIREISNDVRLASKASLILEKLEKISGEEEEILTKQELKKKLEISEYGPDDVERLLDAGKTDIVAELAKIDPIVMSMILEMLHSDDPVRRMDALWVLSKVTSQLTPTDAYSVLPVLAEFLKSRNPWARKTAAETMADIYSLYPGTAQFFTSLLDVLLRSSRDADVEGALELIFSLQHRLPTPEFEMAMVSILSDLLRRKETRAVTLRFMAREAQRLMDFDYEGLIQLENALKEIYGDEGGKYDNIIASLIDLIEDLIKLKKKESGSLGQL
- a CDS encoding dihydroorotate dehydrogenase electron transfer subunit: MYSVVELRETWEVAKNVRAFRLSKGFDFTPGQFVMVWLPGVGEKPFSLAWKDLLVIKRVGPFTSRLFELQEGDRLWIRGPYGRGFERKWNRVALVSGGIGIPPLYALVRAWRNEFEGITLIYGARSKEELALLDIEDYVDEVVITTDDGSAGKKGFPTDVLAERRGEFDGVYACGPEPMLKAVLRIMDYENVQVSAERYMKCGIGVCGSCNLGKYLVCRDGPVFEGEKLRGVM
- a CDS encoding dihydroorotase: MHELVLTGKFTLKGEVVRGSIGIDEGRISAIYARKIPGEETIDLSQYLILPGLIDTHVHLRDFEQKEKETVESGTKAALHGGITAVLDMPNTKPPVMDSKTFEKRLELFQRKAYTDYALGFLIRSNCEEARKAGADFYKAFMGASTGGIYSGDFEGDYACSPGVLSVHAEDAELIRENPERPSRAEEVAIKRALESAEKLKKPLNICHVSTRGGIEAILQRNLPWVSFEVTPHHLFLTREDYKRNPLLKVYPPLRTEEHVKALWENFSRIPIIASDHAPHTVEDKEAGTAGIPGLETEVALLLDAANRGIISVFDIVKKMHDNPVKVFGIRGRDFAIGNEATFTVVDLKREWTVKPEELYTKAKWSPWEGRKLKGKVVMTILRGRVVMEDGEIVGKPEGVRLNVQRG
- a CDS encoding ABC transporter substrate-binding protein, coding for MVFSVFFVRPAAAYSDDDYIKFALQAFETKYYKTAEDLDGILDMTLDDSAYLTSYFTHEFNNKTFDVTNPDQFWDLAKINMGLGIFESPRVFLVETWTFFPANKERVKEIVSDPNVGLGTRWSPMTAKTPDGKLKIAQFASTGAMFMSAFNPVGGLNDVYSVRVSTLVTDYGGATNFDGIYSPYRCTWEIDKTPGKVPDDAVIYNQTQGWIAAHKGEDYKVKVTYTCDVGEWHNGVKGSIDDIKNYIAFYYAWAYEDYPGDPYYDEGLSSTAAGLQNILGFEFTDNGYTVYGKYVHPLADDQIAAYYMFYPSLPWELYWAMGELVANSKKYGIDKTYSFSSSGEGILWLDLLTKEHDQDIIKIMDAIMNGDFKGNVTDIDWNAATDRFNADKQFFNNYGNLFISNGPYKLVKYDPNALYLKLEKFTGERNVLGKDSGLPIDPVPDVIEYIGVQGQETVILQIAKGEYDIGMFAFPSGVYSGLGEDVISKLKLFKSASSYNELTVNDWHDPDKDAPIVTVGDNVYFNPFAVREIRYALNWLVSRDYIVQNIYQGSGKAMLGCIRPSHPADKYFEPVYQALGMSTAGDEDYALYLLNEGMEKAKEQVAKYGHTLERKADGYWYFDGKPVTIKFIIRIEDERKEIGLYVSKLLEDKFGFKVEKLLWDRKKAGAVVFAEDPANYKWNLYTGGWGTSGLPSQWVDGYMAFFYTNWYGWTPNGMGPEHGHKNTVTVREFLTFVGKLNAPPETTTTTTTTTSGGGETTTTTSGGGETTTTTTTTTTTTTSEGGGGICGPAALIGLAIIPLLLRRRK